ACATTCATTGCACGTTACCGCGAGCAACTCATCGCGCAATATAGTCGTTTAGAAGAGGCGTTGTCGAAAGCCAATAACCTGTTACAACTACTTGGTGCGCAAGCGGATGCGCGTAACTCTGCATAATGTGCGGTAATCTTTATGTCGCCTAGTAACTATCAGAACGTCAAAGCCTATCATCGTGCTAGCCATACCGTTGCAAAGACGCGGCAGGTCGTGATGCTGTATGACGGGATGATTCGTTTCTTGAAGCAGGCGCGCGATTGTATGGAAAGCCGCGATATCGAAGGACGCTATAATAAGCTTATCAAGGCGGGTGAGATTATTATGGGGCTGCAATCCAGCCTTGATTTTGACAATGGTGGTGATGCGGCGCGTGTGCTTTATGGATTCTATTCAACGATTGATATGCGCATTATCTCGCTGCACCGTACCAATGATATCGCCGATTGCGATCGCATCATTGCAGACCTCAAAGAAATGCGCGACGTGTGGAACCGTATTGATCGCGGCTTGCCTGAAAAGGATGCTGCACCAGAAGTTGCAGATGAGCAGGAAGTGCCACCACAACCACCTGAAGAACCTGTCACGATTTCCGCATAATTCATTAGATTCAGTGGCTTATACTGTCTTGGCATAGTGATTGCAAAGATAGACCCGTATTAACTCGGGGCATCTTATGCAATTTTCATTGCTAAGTCTTTTAGGCATTCAGCCGCAGCAGCTTGCGGCGGTTGGTGCTGCTGTACCTCAAGAAGGTAAGCAAGGCACCGAATCAGAGGGGACTGCGTTTTCTGAGTTATTGGTAAGTGCAAACCCTCAGCAAAGCGATTCGCAGCAAGGTCAGCAGCAGGCAAGCGGCGGCGATCTTGTCCGCGAGCTCGTTGCAAATATCATGGTTGCCCAAGAAGATGGGCACGTTGTATCAGGCGTAACGAATCCACATGCAGCGCATATTCAAAATATTCTTGATCGTAAAATTTCTCCGGAGACGGCCCATGAATTATTACAGCAATTCAGTGGCAATTCTAACGGTGAGAAGCCACCGGAAGCACTTAAAGAAGCACTAGAGCAGATTGAAGCTTCAGGTGAAGTAAGCACCGTACAAGATATTCTTAGCCAAGTAGCTGCAGGCCAACCTGATGAAATAACAGAGCAGCGTGCGACCACACTACAGCGAGCCCTGCAATGGCTGCAACAAGCACTCACCTCTAATCCTGCACCTATGGAAGCGCTGGCGGCGATGAGCGCTGGTGCTACCTTTCCGGAAATTACGACTCCTGCGTCAGAGCGAAGAAAAGAAACGCAAGGAACAGAAGAAGTTGCGAAAATGATTCCGCACTGGGTTCGTCAGATTAGTGTGCCTACAGATGAAACCTCTCAATCTACGTCTGCTCCAGCACGTGTGGTGTCCAACGTAGCAGAAAAGATCTTATCGCCCATGGCTAGTAACGCACCTTTTGCAACGTTGCCAGAGGTTGATTTACCTGACACTCGAACTGCAGAAGCGGCCCCTGTTGAACAGGGAATCACCGCCGATGACGCGCTTGTTCTTGTGGCCACTAAACAAAATACTCCACATCAGCACGCGCATGGCCAAAACAAGCCAGATGTGTTTGAGGCAATGATTGCCGATCTCTCGATGGAGCCATCCAGTGATGTGGCTATTGAAGATTTAGCTGTTTCTCCATCATCAAAAGAAGGCGAACCAACAAGCATTAATGGTCTTGCACACCAGCCTAGCGCGACAAGTGCTGAGCACCGTGTGCATGATAATGTGCGTATTCATCATGCAAATTTTGCCTATTTGCGTAGCGAGGTAATGGATCAGGTAAAAGTAGGTGTGACGCAAGCAATTAGTGATGGTGTGGATCGTATCACCATTCAGCTTAACCCTCAGGACTTAGGTCGTGTCGAAGTAAAGATGGACATCGCGGCTGATGGTATGTCGCAGATTTCGTTCCTCGTCGATAAAGCCGATACCTTTGATTTGCTGCAACGTGATGCACGTGCGCTTGAGCGCATGCTGCAAGAAGCCGGCGTGCGCGCCGATGCGGGCAGTATGGAATTTAACCTACGTCAAGAAAGTCAAAATAAAGAGCCGTGGGGTGAGGCGGCCGACCACAATGACGGTAATGCTGCGGCAACAGAAGTTTCCAATCTTTCAACCACGTTTAACCCCGGTGATTTGCCGACCCAGATGTATGTGCATTTGGTGAGTGATCGCCTCGATATCACAGCATAGGAGAGTCTCATGTCTATTAGTTCAATTAATTCTAATATTCCTGCTTATTCGGCGCAACGCAGCATTGGGGCTGCTTCGCAAAATACAGCAGATTCGATTACACGTCTTTCAAGTGGTAACCGCATTGTTCGCGCAGGCGACGATGTGGCCGCTACTGCAACAGGTGGTGCGCTACGCGGTAGTGTTACGGTGCTGCGTCAAGCATTGCTCAACACTTCGCAAGGTACGAGTTTGCTACAGATTGCGGACGGTGCATTGAGCCAAGTGATGGACATTCTACAACGTCAGAAAGCACTATCGGCGCAAGCAGGCTCTGGTTCAGTCAGTGACATGGATCGCTCATTCATCAACCAAGAATTTCAAGCCTTGGCGGATGAGATTAACCGTATCGCAAAATCGACCAAGTTCGGTTCTGTGACGCTTTTGGATGGTACCTTGTCGGGTGCGGAGTCGCTGGTAAGTAACGTCCAACTAGGCACTAACACTTCTGCGACAACAGCGGCGGATGTGTTTCAATTCACTGGTGCTGTAGGTAACGGAGAAACCATCTCCGTTAATGGTGTTACGGTTACCTTTACAACTTCGGCAGTTGGCACTGCCGGTGCCGCAGGTAGAGTGGTGGTAGGCGCCGCGCCTGCTGAAACCGCCGCAAACCTTGCACGTTTCCTCAACGAAAATTCAGACCCACGTTTGTCGAATCTGAGTTTTGTGGCAACAGGTGCGAATATCACTGCCAACTGGGGAGGTGGTGCTCTGGATGGTGCGTATATACTAGAAGCATCGCTAGGTACTGCGACAAACATTACGCTTGGCACTGCAGCAGATCGTACAATCGCTGCTGGTACATCAGGTGATGGTTTATCAGTAGACCGTGTGCGTGCAGTCGGTGCGGTAAAGGGCACTCTATTTGCCAATGGCGATACTACTGCAGCGCTTGCTGGCCCTGCAATAATCACCACTACGATTGAGGATAATGCTGATTTTATCGGCAAGCTTGGTACTGGTAAGCTAGGGATATTTACTGGCACCTATACTGCAACCGATACTGCAACATTCCAACTCAAAGTTGGTAACATTACCTATACGACCAATGTTACGGATATTGTTGATCCTGCAGTTATTCCACTGGTCTTCACTGGTGCAGATGAGTTTGGGAATTCTGTTGGCGGTAGCTTTACCTTGAACGTTGGTGGTGGCACGGTTACAACTTTCGACAGCCAAGGGCAGCTGGAACAATTGCTTGCGCAATTCAATGAAGCATTCTCTGGTGTAACGTTTACGCAAAACCGTGACATTACTAACTTCCAAGAAGGTGCGGTAGTACAAGTCAATGGTGTTGAGGTATCCAACCTGAATGGTGCATCGGTGAATTTCCGCTCGGATGATTTCAGTTCAGTCAGTATTGAAGACATCCAAATTGATGAGGCACCGATTGGTTCAACGGACGTTAAATTCACTGTGCAAGTGAATGGCGAGACTTATGTGAGCTTGTCGGGTATTGGTAACCAGATTGGTATCAACACTTCCATTACTTTGCAAAACATCAGTAATCCAAATCGTGTTCTGACACTTCAAACTGGTAATACGGCGATTGCTGGTTCGTCAGTAACCGCGCTTGATCTCACCACTCAAGCTAATGCAGATGCATTGGAAGCAGCGCTGAAGAACGCTTTCGGGATTGATGCTGGCAGTGCAAAACTGAGCTTCCGTGTGGGTAATGCTGCAGGTGAAACACTAGGTGTAAAAATTGACAGTGTCACCACCCAGAACATCTACGGTGGCAAAGTGTTGAGCATTGCAACGCAAGCGGCGGCTTCAGCAGCATCCGATGTTCTGGATATTGCGATCAACCGTGTTACGGCGATTCGTGCCAACGTAGGTGCATTGCAGTCACGCTTCGATTTTGCATCGAACAATATTCAATTCTCGGTGCAGAACCAAGACTCAGCGCGTAGCGCACTCCTTGATACGGATATCAGCAAGGAGTCGACGGATTACGCAAATGCTCAGGTGCAAGTTCAAGCGGGCGTAAGCGTACTCGCGCAAGCGAACCAGCTTACCCAGAACCTGCTCAAGTTGATTGGTTAATTAACGTAAGAAAGTTGAGGTCGCCATGCCTATTGATGCGATTAGTCAGACCACCAATCCCTCCACCGCTACGGTGGCAGGTACGGGGCTGAGTGGCGACCTCAATACATTCTTGAAGTTATTTACGGTGCAGTTGCAAAATCAGGACCCAACCAATCCGCTAGACACGAACGAGATGACCTCGCAGTTAGCGCAGTTCAGTACGGTCGAGCAACAAGCCAGAACCAATCAAGGCATTGAGAAATTGATTGCTGCGCAACAGCAAACCCAACTTTCCACCGCCGTTAGCTACCTCAATCGTGAAGTGGAGACGGAAGGAAACACGGGTACGCTTTCAGCAGGACAGGCGACGTTTAGTTATTTCCTTCCAGAGTCAGCTCAATCGGCACAGGTGACAATCACCAACGCGGCGGGCAGGGCTGTATTTAACGGCCAAGGATCGCTTGATAAGGGCCGCAACCTTGTGGTGTGGGACGGTACTAATAGTTTCAACGGCGACGATGAGCCAAACGGTAAATACACCATTACGGTGAAGGCAAAAAATGCTGCCGGTAACGACATGGATGTCGATACGCGTGCAGTCGGAATTGTGACGGGCGTAGAGAGCTCGAAAGAAGGCAAAATCTTGCTCTCAGTCGGTGATGTTGAAGTGCCATTTGATGAAATTTTAGCGGTGCGTGACCCAGTGATCGTCGATCTTGGCACGGGAAATGCATCATAGATATTTAATAGGGATTAACGGGATTTACCTGACGAACTAGGGAGGAATTTATGAGTTTATATGGTGCATTATTCGGGGGCGTTTCTGGTCTTCGCGCACAGAGCAGCAAAATCGGTGTGATTTCTGACAACATCGCCAACGTAAACACAGTCGGCTACAAGCAATCCACGGGTGAGTTCCAAACCCTCGTGGTGAACAGCTCGACAACTGGTACCTACCAAACAGGTGGTGTGCGCGGCAGTACACGTCTTGCCGTATCGAAGCAGGGTCTGCTCTCTTCGACTGACGCACCTACCGATATCGCAATGTCGGGTAATGGACTTTTCGTGGTACGCCAAACATCGACGGTTACCGATGCAAGCGATACAAGCGCATTACCACTCTTTACGCGCGCTGGCTCATTCCGCCAAGATTCACTTGGTAACTTCGTGAATGCCCAAGGCTTCTTCCTACAAGGTTGGCCACTTGACCGTGAAGGTCGTCTGCCAGGTGAGCCAGGTAACTTGAATACGATCGCATTCACCAACTTTGATTCGCTCGAAACGGTAAACGTGGAATCGGCTTCTGGTGTTGCGCAGTCAACCAGTGTGATTGAGCTGGGTGCAAACCTCAATGCAGGCGAAGCGATCTTCCCTGGTGAAGCAGTAACGGGCTTGCCTGATGCACGCACCACAGCGAACGCGAATATTAACGCGGAAGCAATTATTGTTGGTGATGAATATGGATTCGCGACACAGAACAATCTGCATCGCGGTGATATGTTCGAAGTGTTGACAGGTACGGGTAACACCTATCGCTATCTTTATGGTGGATTCACGGTAGGTCGTGACATCTCGGTAGCAGGTGTTGCTAACGTGGGTGACAGCAACATTGATACGACCGTACTGCGCCCACTTGGTGCGGCGGCTTCTGCAATCACAGTTGGTGCGGGTAACACCTACACGATTACGCTTGCTAACCACGGTTTGATCACGGGTGACCAAGTGGATCTATCTGGTTTCGCGGGTGCACTCGGTGCAACGCCAGCAGCGCAGTTGAACGCAACGCACACGATTACGTGGCTTTCAAACAATACCTTCTCGATTACGGTTGGCACGGCACATGGTGGTGCACCAGGTACCAACGTGAACCCTGGCAACATTTTTGCCGATACGCGCCAGTATTCAGGTAACATTCTGAATGCGACCAGCGCAGGTTCGACATTCCTTGGTGGTTCAACGCCTTCGACCAGCTTTACAACGGCTGCATTGACCTTCACTATTTCAACGACGACTAAGCCTGCGATGACCTTCACGTATGTGAATACGAGTCCCAATACGTTCGATGGCCAATTCAACAGCCTTGCAACGCTTGCGCAGGCGATCAACGAAGTGAATGGTTTGTCGGCACGTGTGGCTGGTACGCGTCTGGTGGTATCATCGGAAGACCCAGCAGAAGCAGTGACCTTTGCAAACGGTGACATTGTTGGTAGCGGTGATGGTACCCGTCGCGGATTGGACTGGGTTGCAGAACTTGGCCTCGCCAACGTTCAATTGCCAGCAGCATTTCCTGGTACGGATACACGCCGATTCAACTCGCTGCAGAGCTTGGCAAACATTGTAAATTCAGACGTTGGTCTGAGTGCTACGGTGTTGAACCCACTCTCCGCTTCTTCGATTGAGATTCGTGTGGATGATCCAAGCACCACCATTCAGTTGCGCGACCTTGCATTGATTCCTGCAGCGTCCGTGCCTACGGTTGGTACGCCCGTGACTATCCCAGGTGGTGGTCCATTCACTGGTTCGATTGATATCGTGATCAACACGGCGCCACCAACAGGTCTGACCGTCAACGATTTCGTATCGGTCTCGGGTCTTAACTTGGCGGGTTCTGGTCTGCCATATGGTTGGCCAAACGGCTCATTCCTTGATGTGACCAACGTGACTGTTGGTAGCTACACTGTGCGCTATACGATTCCTGCTGGTGTATCGATCAACCCAACTGCGGGTAACTATGCAGCACCTGCTGGTAACTCTGTTTCGGTGATTGGTCGTTCGAACCAAGGCTCGATTATGGGTGCTCTGACCATCGCGGATGGTGACGGTTCACCAACCACACCATTGACGGGAACCTATTCGCAGATTGATACAGGCACGCTTGGGCCACGCTATGACGTGACGGGCACTGTGGGTGATAACATGGCATCGGGCAATATTACGGCGCAGTTCAGCCGCAATATCCGAATCTATGACAGCTTAGGTTCGG
This sequence is a window from Alphaproteobacteria bacterium. Protein-coding genes within it:
- a CDS encoding flagellar hook-length control protein FliK → MQFSLLSLLGIQPQQLAAVGAAVPQEGKQGTESEGTAFSELLVSANPQQSDSQQGQQQASGGDLVRELVANIMVAQEDGHVVSGVTNPHAAHIQNILDRKISPETAHELLQQFSGNSNGEKPPEALKEALEQIEASGEVSTVQDILSQVAAGQPDEITEQRATTLQRALQWLQQALTSNPAPMEALAAMSAGATFPEITTPASERRKETQGTEEVAKMIPHWVRQISVPTDETSQSTSAPARVVSNVAEKILSPMASNAPFATLPEVDLPDTRTAEAAPVEQGITADDALVLVATKQNTPHQHAHGQNKPDVFEAMIADLSMEPSSDVAIEDLAVSPSSKEGEPTSINGLAHQPSATSAEHRVHDNVRIHHANFAYLRSEVMDQVKVGVTQAISDGVDRITIQLNPQDLGRVEVKMDIAADGMSQISFLVDKADTFDLLQRDARALERMLQEAGVRADAGSMEFNLRQESQNKEPWGEAADHNDGNAAATEVSNLSTTFNPGDLPTQMYVHLVSDRLDITA
- a CDS encoding flagellar hook assembly protein FlgD: MPIDAISQTTNPSTATVAGTGLSGDLNTFLKLFTVQLQNQDPTNPLDTNEMTSQLAQFSTVEQQARTNQGIEKLIAAQQQTQLSTAVSYLNREVETEGNTGTLSAGQATFSYFLPESAQSAQVTITNAAGRAVFNGQGSLDKGRNLVVWDGTNSFNGDDEPNGKYTITVKAKNAAGNDMDVDTRAVGIVTGVESSKEGKILLSVGDVEVPFDEILAVRDPVIVDLGTGNAS
- a CDS encoding flagellar hook-basal body complex protein; translated protein: MSLYGALFGGVSGLRAQSSKIGVISDNIANVNTVGYKQSTGEFQTLVVNSSTTGTYQTGGVRGSTRLAVSKQGLLSSTDAPTDIAMSGNGLFVVRQTSTVTDASDTSALPLFTRAGSFRQDSLGNFVNAQGFFLQGWPLDREGRLPGEPGNLNTIAFTNFDSLETVNVESASGVAQSTSVIELGANLNAGEAIFPGEAVTGLPDARTTANANINAEAIIVGDEYGFATQNNLHRGDMFEVLTGTGNTYRYLYGGFTVGRDISVAGVANVGDSNIDTTVLRPLGAAASAITVGAGNTYTITLANHGLITGDQVDLSGFAGALGATPAAQLNATHTITWLSNNTFSITVGTAHGGAPGTNVNPGNIFADTRQYSGNILNATSAGSTFLGGSTPSTSFTTAALTFTISTTTKPAMTFTYVNTSPNTFDGQFNSLATLAQAINEVNGLSARVAGTRLVVSSEDPAEAVTFANGDIVGSGDGTRRGLDWVAELGLANVQLPAAFPGTDTRRFNSLQSLANIVNSDVGLSATVLNPLSASSIEIRVDDPSTTIQLRDLALIPAASVPTVGTPVTIPGGGPFTGSIDIVINTAPPTGLTVNDFVSVSGLNLAGSGLPYGWPNGSFLDVTNVTVGSYTVRYTIPAGVSINPTAGNYAAPAGNSVSVIGRSNQGSIMGALTIADGDGSPTTPLTGTYSQIDTGTLGPRYDVTGTVGDNMASGNITAQFSRNIRIYDSLGSGHDVRFSFIKTAQNTWAVEIHAIPETDVSTTLPDGQIATGTINFNGDGSLRSVSTSLTNALSINWTNGASTSSIALDLGTAGQPFGTVGASVIGLTDGLSQFDSSYNVSFANQNGAPVGQLVSVSITDEGEVIASYSNGETQALYKLPIADFANYDGLRAISGNVYSQTRESGEVNLREAGTNGTGTVVSGALEQSNVDLAEQLTDMIVAQRAYQANTRVIKTTDELLEQLNQL
- the fliS gene encoding flagellar export chaperone FliS, which codes for MSPSNYQNVKAYHRASHTVAKTRQVVMLYDGMIRFLKQARDCMESRDIEGRYNKLIKAGEIIMGLQSSLDFDNGGDAARVLYGFYSTIDMRIISLHRTNDIADCDRIIADLKEMRDVWNRIDRGLPEKDAAPEVADEQEVPPQPPEEPVTISA